The following proteins come from a genomic window of Candidatus Neomarinimicrobiota bacterium:
- the nqrC gene encoding NADH:ubiquinone reductase (Na(+)-transporting) subunit C, translated as MASKPRITKAYTLGFAAAVTMVCSVLLASAATLLKDRQEQNVQLDIKCNILTVLGLTESKAVEAEKIFSLYNDNVKTFVVDLDGKRLTGRKAEDIDPKVEPDLLPVYARKDGDKITAYCVPTQGKALWSTVKGYIALESDLNTVKGITFYSHGETPGLGGEIDKEWFTEAFKGKTILNESGEIVSVTIVKGKMREDEQNPEHKVDGISGATLTTKGLNQFIKATLDKYEPYFKTVRGEAS; from the coding sequence ATGGCAAGTAAGCCTCGTATTACAAAAGCCTATACTTTGGGTTTTGCTGCAGCCGTCACCATGGTATGCAGTGTGTTGCTGGCTTCTGCTGCAACATTGCTCAAAGATCGGCAGGAACAGAATGTTCAACTTGATATCAAATGTAACATCCTGACCGTCTTGGGATTGACGGAAAGTAAAGCTGTTGAAGCTGAAAAAATATTTTCCTTATATAATGATAATGTGAAAACCTTTGTGGTGGATCTGGATGGCAAGCGGCTAACTGGTCGTAAAGCTGAAGACATCGACCCCAAAGTTGAGCCGGATCTGCTTCCGGTCTATGCCAGAAAAGATGGTGATAAGATCACGGCTTATTGTGTTCCCACTCAGGGAAAAGCACTCTGGTCAACAGTCAAGGGATACATCGCCCTTGAAAGCGATCTTAACACAGTGAAGGGAATTACCTTTTATAGTCATGGTGAAACTCCTGGACTGGGGGGTGAGATCGATAAGGAGTGGTTTACAGAAGCCTTTAAGGGCAAAACCATCCTTAATGAGTCTGGAGAGATCGTATCCGTCACCATCGTCAAAGGGAAAATGCGCGAGGATGAACAAAATCCTGAGCATAAGGTTGACGGAATCAGTGGAGCCACTTTGACTACCAAGGGTTTGAATCAATTCATCAAAGCAACATTGGATAAATATGAACCTTACTTCAAAACAGTTCGAGGGGAGGCATCATGA
- a CDS encoding NADH:ubiquinone reductase (Na(+)-transporting) subunit B codes for MKFLERFLNNMDKTLSEGPFKIFHPMFGAINTMLFTPGQGTTTGPHIRDAIDMKRFMGIVIFALIPSIMVGSYNVGAQAGVEGLVAAFMFGFLKLLPIIVVTYAVGLSWEMIFGYINGHEIYEGFLVTGILLPLTLPPTIPLWQVAVAVSFGTVIGKEVFGGTGMNLLNPALTARAFLFFTYPGDISGDSVWVALDGFTGATPLAAAAASTGSAVEALNSAGFTLNQMFFGFTPGSVGETSTIAILIGAVILLVTGVASWRIMLATVLGAYGMGLIVQFFGGEIAGGMRTLPAHYHLVMGGFMFGAVFMTTDPVSAAGTNVGKWIYGILIGVMVILIRVFNPAYPEGMMLAILFGNVFSPLIDHFVVQANIKRRLNYGK; via the coding sequence ATGAAATTTCTTGAACGCTTTCTGAATAACATGGACAAAACGCTCAGCGAAGGTCCTTTTAAGATCTTCCACCCCATGTTTGGTGCCATCAACACCATGCTCTTCACTCCTGGACAAGGAACAACTACGGGACCACATATTCGTGATGCCATAGACATGAAACGTTTTATGGGAATCGTGATCTTTGCCCTGATCCCCAGTATCATGGTCGGCTCATACAATGTGGGTGCCCAGGCCGGAGTTGAGGGTCTAGTTGCTGCCTTCATGTTTGGCTTTCTGAAGCTCCTGCCCATTATCGTAGTGACTTATGCAGTGGGCCTGAGTTGGGAAATGATCTTTGGCTATATCAATGGACACGAAATTTATGAAGGATTCCTGGTAACTGGAATCCTGCTGCCTTTGACCCTGCCCCCTACTATTCCTTTATGGCAGGTGGCTGTGGCGGTTTCATTTGGTACGGTCATCGGTAAAGAGGTCTTTGGCGGTACGGGTATGAATTTATTGAACCCGGCTCTGACAGCCCGGGCCTTCCTGTTCTTCACCTATCCTGGTGATATCTCAGGCGACAGTGTCTGGGTTGCTCTGGATGGTTTTACCGGAGCTACTCCCCTGGCAGCTGCTGCTGCATCCACCGGTTCAGCTGTTGAAGCACTTAACTCAGCCGGATTCACTCTTAATCAGATGTTCTTCGGATTCACCCCTGGAAGTGTGGGTGAAACATCCACCATTGCCATCCTCATTGGTGCAGTCATTCTCCTGGTTACCGGGGTGGCGAGCTGGCGGATCATGCTGGCCACAGTGCTGGGAGCCTATGGCATGGGTCTTATTGTCCAATTCTTCGGTGGTGAAATCGCCGGGGGCATGCGTACCCTGCCAGCTCATTATCACCTGGTCATGGGTGGTTTCATGTTTGGAGCGGTATTTATGACCACTGACCCGGTCTCAGCTGCCGGAACAAATGTCGGCAAGTGGATCTATGGTATCCTCATCGGTGTCATGGTGATCCTTATCAGAGTATTTAACCCGGCCTATCCGGAAGGCATGATGCTGGCCATTCTGTTTGGAAATGTTTTCTCACCCCTGATCGACCACTTTGTGGTGCAGGCCAATATTAAAAGGAGGCTGAATTATGGCAAGTAA
- a CDS encoding Na(+)-translocating NADH-quinone reductase subunit A: MGVFKLKKGYDIPLQGSAERRVKKVPKTKAIAVQPIDFRGMRPGMKVEPGDAVKRGSILFVDKQKPEILFRSPAAGTVREIVRGERRVIQRVIIDVGADSSESFDSINKAQIGKLSAAKAKELLLNSGLWPTLRQRPFDRIADFTKTPRAIFISAVDSAPLQAETDILLEGREVDFQLGIDLLAKLTDGKIHLSVSASTETFFSKITGVETHQFSGPHPAGNVGIQVHHIDRLLAGQIIWYISPRHVAQIGSFLSKGEYPAAKTYALTGSELTDRHYVKAIEGALVSDLVNTPIAADKQRVISGNVLTGQQTRADGFVGFYDDMLTVIPELTGRRFMAWVQLGFKASSFWRMYFSKLTPGKKQAPTTDLNGGERAFVSTGEYEKVVPMDVLPVHLCKAILIEDIELMEQLGIYEVAPEDLALCSYICPSKIEFGDIIEKGMQTMEKEG; this comes from the coding sequence ATGGGAGTGTTTAAACTTAAAAAGGGCTATGACATACCGCTCCAGGGTTCTGCTGAACGGCGTGTTAAAAAAGTCCCAAAAACCAAGGCCATAGCTGTCCAGCCCATCGACTTTCGCGGGATGCGTCCCGGGATGAAAGTTGAACCAGGCGATGCAGTTAAGCGCGGGTCGATCCTATTTGTCGACAAACAAAAACCTGAGATTCTGTTTCGTTCTCCAGCGGCCGGCACTGTCCGTGAGATTGTTCGCGGCGAACGACGGGTGATTCAACGGGTTATCATTGATGTTGGTGCCGACTCATCCGAAAGCTTTGATAGTATTAATAAAGCTCAGATCGGTAAACTATCAGCTGCGAAAGCCAAAGAGCTCCTCCTCAATAGTGGACTCTGGCCAACCCTGCGCCAGCGCCCCTTCGACCGCATTGCTGATTTCACAAAAACGCCCCGGGCTATTTTCATTTCTGCAGTGGATTCTGCGCCACTACAAGCCGAAACAGACATACTACTGGAAGGTCGGGAAGTAGATTTCCAACTGGGAATTGACCTGCTTGCCAAACTGACAGATGGTAAAATTCACTTATCAGTATCGGCCAGCACTGAAACTTTCTTTTCGAAGATCACTGGTGTTGAGACCCATCAATTCTCAGGACCTCATCCGGCAGGAAATGTTGGGATACAAGTCCATCATATCGATCGACTCCTGGCTGGACAAATCATCTGGTACATTTCTCCCAGGCATGTAGCTCAGATCGGTAGTTTCCTGTCCAAAGGTGAATACCCTGCCGCCAAGACCTATGCCTTGACCGGCTCTGAGCTGACCGATCGTCATTATGTCAAGGCCATCGAAGGTGCGCTGGTCAGTGATCTGGTGAATACACCTATTGCAGCTGACAAACAACGCGTTATTTCTGGAAATGTCCTGACCGGTCAACAGACTCGGGCTGATGGGTTTGTCGGTTTTTACGATGACATGCTGACTGTGATCCCGGAGCTCACGGGACGACGCTTTATGGCTTGGGTTCAGTTGGGCTTCAAAGCCAGTAGTTTCTGGCGGATGTATTTCTCAAAACTCACTCCTGGAAAAAAGCAAGCCCCTACAACTGATCTGAACGGCGGGGAACGAGCTTTTGTCTCAACTGGAGAATATGAAAAAGTCGTACCCATGGATGTATTACCTGTCCATCTCTGTAAAGCCATCCTCATCGAGGATATTGAACTGATGGAACAACTGGGCATCTATGAAGTCGCCCCGGAGGACCTGGCCTTGTGTAGTTATATCTGTCCCTCAAAGATCGAATTCGGTGATATCATCGAAAAGGGCATGCAAACCATGGAAAAGGAGGGCTGA
- the rpsP gene encoding 30S ribosomal protein S16, translating to MAVKIRLKRLGKKKQPFYRIVVADSRAPRDGRSIEKIGHYNPITDPAELVINEERLFHWMDEGATPSDTVFSLLRGRGLTLKYELLSRNADEATINKEMQKWELAQSEKGKKKAAVDAAKLAEVEAEKQAEAEAASKEEVAEVVEKEPVAEPTENVETEDSK from the coding sequence TTGGCTGTCAAAATCAGACTGAAGCGGTTGGGAAAAAAGAAACAGCCCTTCTATCGTATTGTTGTTGCAGATTCTCGCGCCCCTCGTGACGGGCGCTCAATTGAGAAAATCGGGCATTATAACCCGATTACTGATCCTGCAGAACTGGTGATCAATGAAGAACGTCTTTTCCATTGGATGGATGAAGGCGCAACACCAAGTGATACAGTATTTAGCTTATTACGCGGTCGCGGATTGACACTCAAGTATGAACTACTGAGTCGTAACGCCGATGAAGCAACGATCAACAAAGAAATGCAGAAGTGGGAATTGGCCCAAAGTGAAAAGGGCAAGAAAAAAGCGGCAGTTGATGCTGCTAAATTAGCTGAAGTGGAAGCTGAGAAACAGGCCGAAGCAGAGGCAGCCTCAAAAGAAGAAGTAGCTGAGGTTGTTGAAAAAGAACCGGTAGCAGAACCTACTGAGAACGTGGAGACCGAAGATTCTAAATAG
- the ffh gene encoding signal recognition particle protein, whose product MLEQLSQNLENVFKKLRGHGKLSEDNISEAMREVRRALLEADVNYKVVRTFINTVKEKALGSEVLRSITPGQQIIKIIHEELIALLGGRTAELELSGSPAIILLVGLQGSGKTTTAAKLARNLRKTGRQSLLVACDVYRPAAITQLQVLGKQLDIPVYAEEGNQDVIQIARSAIRESARYAANVVIVDTAGRLHIDTDMMDEIGQLQRALKPAETLFVADAMTGQDAVNAAGTFAETVDLTGVILTKLDGDARGGAALSVREVTGKPIKYVGVGEHLDKLEIFHPDRMAGRILGMGDIVSLVEKAQQDINVEDAAKLEEKMLKSTFDLEDFKQQLQQLKSMGPLGDLMGMIPGMKGIKNADIDEKRLTRIEAIINSMTLVERRKPQILNGSRRKRIASGSGTKVQDVNQLIKQFQSMRKMMKKFGKMNKRQLMKNLPMGF is encoded by the coding sequence ATGCTAGAACAACTATCACAAAATCTGGAAAATGTTTTTAAGAAACTGCGCGGTCATGGCAAGTTATCTGAAGACAATATTTCAGAGGCTATGCGAGAAGTTCGTCGGGCACTGCTGGAAGCTGATGTCAATTACAAGGTTGTCAGAACCTTCATCAACACCGTAAAGGAAAAAGCACTTGGCTCAGAGGTCCTGCGTTCTATCACGCCGGGGCAACAGATCATTAAGATCATCCATGAAGAGCTAATTGCCCTGCTCGGAGGACGAACTGCAGAACTTGAGCTTTCCGGTAGTCCCGCCATTATCCTCTTGGTGGGTCTTCAGGGTTCAGGTAAAACCACAACTGCCGCCAAACTTGCCCGCAATTTGCGCAAGACTGGTAGGCAATCACTTCTAGTTGCTTGTGATGTTTATCGGCCTGCAGCCATAACCCAGCTGCAAGTACTGGGTAAACAATTGGATATTCCGGTGTACGCCGAGGAAGGCAATCAGGATGTAATCCAGATCGCTCGATCTGCTATCAGAGAATCTGCTCGCTATGCTGCTAATGTGGTGATCGTTGATACTGCTGGTCGACTTCATATTGATACCGATATGATGGATGAGATCGGACAGCTTCAACGGGCCTTGAAACCAGCTGAGACCTTGTTTGTGGCAGATGCCATGACCGGACAGGATGCAGTAAATGCAGCGGGTACTTTTGCTGAAACAGTTGATCTCACAGGTGTGATCCTCACTAAACTGGATGGTGATGCCCGAGGTGGTGCAGCGCTGTCTGTACGCGAAGTAACAGGTAAACCCATCAAGTATGTTGGTGTTGGTGAACATCTGGATAAACTGGAGATCTTCCATCCCGACCGTATGGCTGGTCGGATATTGGGGATGGGTGATATCGTTTCTCTGGTGGAAAAAGCCCAACAGGATATCAATGTTGAAGATGCCGCGAAACTGGAAGAAAAAATGCTTAAGAGTACCTTCGATCTGGAGGATTTTAAGCAGCAGTTACAACAGCTCAAATCCATGGGGCCACTGGGTGATCTTATGGGTATGATTCCTGGAATGAAGGGAATTAAAAATGCTGATATTGATGAAAAAAGGTTGACTAGGATTGAAGCAATCATTAACTCTATGACCCTTGTCGAAAGGCGCAAGCCTCAGATATTAAATGGCAGTCGGCGTAAACGAATTGCCAGTGGGTCTGGAACGAAGGTTCAGGATGTGAACCAGTTGATAAAACAATTCCAGTCAATGCGTAAGATGATGAAGAAATTTGGAAAAATGAATAAAAGGCAGTTGATGAAAAACTTGCCTATGGGATTTTAA